In Geotalea uraniireducens, one genomic interval encodes:
- the rsmD gene encoding 16S rRNA (guanine(966)-N(2))-methyltransferase RsmD, whose translation MRVIGGTAGGRRLAAPRGDRVRPTADRVKEALFSILSSLLGSFAGARVLDIFAGSGNLGIEALSRGCSEAVFIDNHRDSAAVIRRNLAQLGFDSRSRVIVKEALAALQLLAESHPPFRIVLLDPPYRVGLATRVLDQLAQSALVTEETVVVAECASDEHLPTEFGPLREFDRRIYGDTTLVFFQKGN comes from the coding sequence ATGAGGGTAATCGGCGGCACGGCAGGCGGTCGCCGGCTGGCGGCGCCGCGCGGCGACCGGGTACGCCCGACGGCCGACCGGGTGAAGGAGGCGCTGTTCAGCATTCTCTCTTCGCTGCTCGGCAGCTTCGCCGGCGCCCGGGTGCTCGACATCTTCGCCGGCAGCGGCAATCTCGGTATCGAGGCATTGAGCCGCGGCTGCAGCGAAGCCGTCTTCATCGACAATCACCGCGATTCGGCGGCAGTCATCCGCCGGAATCTGGCGCAGCTGGGATTTGACAGCCGCAGCCGGGTCATCGTCAAGGAAGCGCTGGCCGCGTTGCAGTTACTCGCCGAAAGCCACCCCCCGTTCAGGATTGTTCTTCTCGATCCGCCCTACCGGGTCGGTCTGGCGACGCGGGTCCTTGACCAGCTGGCCCAGTCGGCACTCGTGACGGAGGAAACGGTGGTCGTGGCCGAATGCGCCTCGGACGAGCATCTCCCCACCGAGTTCGGCCCGCTGCGGGAATTCGACCGCCGCATCTACGGCGATACCACGCTCGTATTTTTCCAGAAAGGGAACTGA
- a CDS encoding class II fructose-bisphosphate aldolase produces the protein MHTLPSAVIPERVKRLLGSKSGICLLNGKAAFDALRNDKSILMACNPRIKHVIPGIMKAAEELDAIVAFELTKTEGGLDGGYTGQTPELFFETVIDYAAQSGFSKPFIIHGDHTTVQRPGTAEIEEARALIAAQIQAGYTSFAIDCSFNPLPDDIRLTTELARPIVDEGYGLEVELGEIKSASGESSLTTAEEAEEFLAGLAAGGISPQLLAINNGSKKGNYLDGEMVRIDLERTRQIHAVATRYGLAGLVQHGITGTPLRLVGKLVEYGIKKGNIGTLWQNVAHAGLPLELMDAMRRWARENGKDIKFATGMFKSEIDAISEEHARQIHDMAYREAKEFLLAFHAKGSASRLCAVLKTGA, from the coding sequence ATGCATACACTTCCTTCTGCGGTAATCCCCGAGCGGGTCAAACGGCTGCTCGGCAGCAAATCCGGCATCTGCCTCCTGAACGGCAAGGCGGCCTTTGACGCCCTGCGCAACGACAAATCGATCCTGATGGCCTGCAACCCGCGGATCAAGCATGTCATCCCGGGCATCATGAAGGCTGCCGAAGAACTCGACGCCATCGTCGCCTTCGAACTGACAAAGACCGAGGGGGGGCTCGACGGCGGCTACACCGGCCAGACGCCGGAACTCTTCTTCGAGACGGTAATCGACTACGCAGCACAATCCGGCTTCAGCAAACCGTTCATCATCCACGGCGACCACACCACCGTCCAGCGTCCCGGCACTGCCGAGATCGAAGAGGCCCGGGCACTGATCGCAGCCCAGATTCAGGCCGGCTACACATCCTTCGCCATCGACTGCTCCTTCAACCCTCTCCCCGACGATATCCGGCTGACCACGGAACTGGCCCGGCCGATCGTCGACGAAGGGTATGGGCTGGAGGTGGAGCTGGGTGAAATCAAAAGTGCGAGCGGCGAATCGTCGCTAACGACGGCCGAGGAAGCGGAAGAATTTCTGGCCGGCCTGGCCGCCGGCGGCATATCCCCCCAGCTTCTCGCCATCAATAACGGCTCGAAAAAAGGCAATTACCTCGACGGGGAGATGGTCAGGATCGACCTGGAGCGGACCCGGCAGATCCATGCCGTCGCCACCCGTTACGGCCTCGCCGGCCTGGTCCAGCACGGCATCACCGGTACCCCCCTCCGGCTGGTCGGCAAACTGGTCGAATACGGCATCAAAAAGGGGAACATCGGCACCCTCTGGCAGAATGTCGCCCACGCCGGGCTCCCCCTCGAACTGATGGACGCGATGCGCCGCTGGGCCAGGGAAAACGGCAAGGATATCAAATTCGCCACCGGGATGTTCAAGAGCGAGATCGATGCCATCAGCGAGGAGCATGCCCGCCAGATTCACGACATGGCCTACCGCGAAGCAAAAGAGTTCCTCCTGGCGTTCCACGCCAAAGGGAGCGCGTCGCGCCTCTGTGCCGTCCTCAAGACCGGCGCATGA
- a CDS encoding deoxyguanosinetriphosphate triphosphohydrolase, producing the protein METSADECSLERTDLADYAARSTMSRGRKHQESFRDNRPAFERDRDRIIHCTAFRRLEYKTQVFVNHEGDYYRTRLTHSLEVAQIGKAIARRLRLNEELTEALALAHDLGHTPFGHTGEEVLSRLMEGFGGFEHNIQSFRVIDELEERYPGFNGLNLSWEVREGILKHSTPYDRPTGLLGEFLPGIVPTLEAQIINFADEIAYNNHDIDDGLKSGYITFDQLQQVDLWREAFNGIRAAYPNLDPERQKFQTISALIGLLIKDLTATTLANLRELRIASLDDVRRVNRQLVAFSPEITEQNCALKRFLFENLYRHYKVERMRVKAERYLSRLFESFIKHPTLLPRKYQHKMELLGRERVVCDYVAGMTDRFALDEFKRLFEPYERV; encoded by the coding sequence ATGGAAACCAGCGCCGACGAATGTTCGCTCGAACGAACCGATCTGGCCGATTATGCCGCGCGGAGCACGATGTCCCGGGGCCGGAAGCATCAGGAGTCCTTTCGGGACAACCGGCCGGCCTTCGAGCGGGACCGCGACCGGATCATCCACTGCACTGCGTTTCGCCGGCTGGAATACAAGACCCAGGTGTTCGTCAACCACGAAGGTGATTATTATCGGACCCGGTTGACCCATTCGCTGGAGGTGGCGCAGATCGGCAAGGCGATCGCTCGCCGGCTGCGCCTGAACGAAGAATTGACCGAAGCGCTCGCGCTGGCTCACGATCTCGGCCATACCCCTTTCGGCCATACTGGCGAGGAGGTGCTGAGCCGGCTGATGGAAGGCTTCGGCGGCTTTGAGCACAATATCCAGTCGTTTCGTGTTATCGACGAACTCGAGGAACGCTACCCCGGCTTCAACGGGCTGAACCTCTCCTGGGAAGTCCGGGAGGGGATTCTCAAGCATTCCACCCCCTATGACCGGCCGACCGGCCTGCTCGGTGAGTTCCTTCCCGGGATCGTGCCGACGCTGGAAGCCCAGATCATCAATTTTGCCGACGAAATCGCCTATAACAATCACGATATCGACGACGGCCTCAAATCGGGGTACATTACCTTCGACCAGCTGCAGCAGGTGGATCTCTGGCGGGAGGCGTTCAATGGGATCAGGGCCGCCTACCCGAACCTCGATCCGGAACGGCAGAAGTTCCAGACAATCAGCGCGCTGATCGGCCTGCTGATCAAGGACCTGACCGCGACGACCCTGGCCAATCTCCGGGAGTTACGGATCGCCAGCCTCGACGATGTTCGTCGGGTCAACCGGCAGCTGGTCGCCTTCAGCCCGGAGATTACCGAACAAAACTGCGCCCTGAAAAGGTTCTTGTTCGAAAATCTCTACCGTCACTACAAGGTCGAGCGGATGCGGGTGAAGGCGGAACGTTACCTGTCCAGGCTGTTCGAGTCGTTCATTAAGCATCCCACCCTGCTGCCGAGGAAGTACCAGCATAAAATGGAACTGCTGGGACGGGAGCGGGTGGTCTGCGACTATGTGGCCGGAATGACCGACCGTTTTGCCCTTGATGAGTTCAAGCGGCTGTTCGAGCCTTACGAACGGGTTTGA
- the yhbY gene encoding ribosome assembly RNA-binding protein YhbY, whose amino-acid sequence MLTGKQKRFLRAMGHSLNPVITIGKGEITEALVKETAEALEHHELIKVKILESCLLDRHDAADELAAACDADVAQVIGRTFLLYRPAKERKIELPRGR is encoded by the coding sequence ATGCTGACCGGAAAACAGAAACGTTTTCTCCGGGCAATGGGACACAGTCTCAACCCGGTTATCACCATCGGCAAGGGAGAGATTACCGAGGCGCTGGTCAAAGAGACGGCGGAAGCCCTCGAACATCACGAACTGATCAAGGTCAAGATTCTCGAAAGCTGCCTCCTCGATCGCCACGATGCCGCCGACGAACTGGCGGCGGCCTGCGACGCGGACGTAGCCCAGGTGATCGGCCGTACCTTCCTGCTCTACCGCCCGGCCAAAGAACGCAAGATCGAACTTCCCCGCGGCCGGTAG
- a CDS encoding ATP-binding protein — protein sequence MKQIAPPPEPQPPVANDHAARELEKRVTELTRELDRQRRHNEELHTRHATATAAYRNQGELLAHVSHEIRSLIQLTTGTVELLRQTTLNRQQEEYLCAFQHSNQQLLALTNDILDAAKLEAGRFRLEETELSLDELLAGATRLLAWEAGRKGLSFEVLIDDSVPRQLRGDPKRLQQVLTNLIGNAVKFTRTGGVTLQIDYQAPGPATAAMLRFTVADTGIGIPNDQLREIFDRFVQSSPATARLHGGTGLGLAIARDLVTLMGGEIAVESSEGHGSRFIFTVPLPPDRPGRPAVSRPEQESPAADRQLSVLLAEDSAEIRLLLGAFLSRAAHRVDFAADGAEAVAMATSKRYEVVLMDMQMPILDGYLATSAIRDWERQHGLPEVPILALTAAVERSDHHRCREAGCSGHLAKPIRQEALLRAIREIAV from the coding sequence ATGAAGCAGATCGCCCCGCCGCCCGAGCCACAGCCCCCCGTCGCCAATGATCATGCCGCTCGCGAGCTGGAAAAGCGCGTCACTGAGTTGACCCGCGAACTCGACCGGCAACGCCGCCATAACGAGGAACTGCACACCCGGCACGCGACCGCCACCGCCGCCTACCGGAACCAGGGCGAATTGCTCGCCCATGTCAGCCACGAGATCCGCTCGCTGATCCAACTCACGACCGGCACGGTGGAATTGCTCAGGCAGACCACACTGAACCGGCAACAGGAAGAGTATCTCTGCGCCTTCCAGCATTCCAACCAGCAGCTGCTCGCCCTGACCAATGACATCCTTGATGCGGCGAAGCTCGAAGCGGGGCGCTTCCGCCTCGAAGAAACCGAGCTGTCGCTCGATGAACTGCTTGCCGGTGCAACCAGACTACTGGCCTGGGAAGCGGGCAGGAAAGGACTCTCCTTCGAAGTCCTGATCGACGACAGCGTGCCTCGTCAACTACGGGGTGATCCGAAACGCCTCCAGCAAGTGCTGACCAACCTGATCGGCAATGCCGTCAAATTCACCCGCACGGGCGGGGTCACGCTACAGATCGACTATCAGGCCCCGGGACCGGCAACCGCCGCGATGCTCCGTTTCACTGTAGCGGACACCGGCATCGGCATTCCCAACGACCAGCTCCGGGAAATTTTCGACCGTTTCGTCCAATCATCGCCGGCCACTGCGCGTCTGCACGGCGGCACCGGCTTGGGGCTGGCGATCGCCAGGGATCTCGTAACGCTGATGGGAGGAGAAATCGCGGTGGAAAGCAGCGAGGGGCACGGCAGCCGCTTCATCTTCACCGTCCCGCTGCCACCCGACCGACCGGGCCGGCCCGCCGTTAGCCGCCCGGAGCAGGAATCGCCGGCGGCCGACCGGCAACTTTCCGTGCTGCTGGCCGAAGATTCGGCCGAAATCAGGCTCCTGCTCGGCGCCTTCCTCAGCCGGGCCGCTCACCGCGTCGACTTCGCCGCCGACGGCGCCGAGGCCGTGGCCATGGCGACGAGCAAACGCTATGAGGTGGTCCTCATGGATATGCAGATGCCGATCCTGGACGGCTATCTGGCAACCAGCGCCATTCGCGACTGGGAGCGGCAACACGGACTTCCCGAGGTTCCCATCCTGGCGCTCACCGCCGCGGTGGAGCGGAGCGATCACCATCGCTGCCGCGAAGCGGGCTGTTCCGGCCACCTGGCAAAGCCGATCAGGCAGGAAGCACTTCTCCGGGCGATCAGGGAGATTGCCGTTTAG
- the lepA gene encoding translation elongation factor 4 — protein sequence MQTELIRNFSIIAHIDHGKSTLADRLLEYTGALSEREKQDQFLDKMDLERERGITIKAQTVRLTYRADDGRDYVLNLIDTPGHVDFTYEVSRSLAACEGALLVVDASQGVEAQTLANVYLAIDINLEVFPVLNKIDLPAAEPERVKQEIEEIIGLDAHDAVLASAKEGIGTREILEEIVKKIPSPHGSADQPLKALLFDSWYDQYQGVIILVRIVDGTVKKGDKILLMSTGRSYEALKVGVFAPAMCEVPALSVGEVGFIIAGIKDVQDAKVGDTVTLTARPCAAPLSGFKEVKPMVFSGLYPIDTAQYEQLRDALAKLKLNDSSFSYEPETSLALGFGFRCGFLGLLHMEIIQERLEREFNLDLITTAPTVVYRVHRLKGDVITIESANQLPPLQEIDFIEEPFILASIHTPNEFVGGILALCEEKRGVQREIKYLTQTRVMIVYELPLNEVVLDFYDRLKSITKGYASLDYEQLDYRRSELVRMNILINGEVVDALSLIIHRDKAYYRGRELVSKMKELIPRQMFEVVIQAAIGAKVIARETVKALRKDVLAKCYGGDITRKRKLLEKQKEGKKRMKNVGNVELPQEAFLAILKVED from the coding sequence ATGCAGACAGAACTGATACGAAATTTCTCGATAATCGCCCACATCGATCACGGCAAGTCGACGCTCGCCGACCGTCTCCTCGAATATACCGGTGCCTTGTCGGAACGGGAGAAGCAGGACCAGTTTCTCGACAAGATGGACTTGGAGCGGGAGCGCGGGATCACCATCAAGGCTCAGACCGTGCGGCTCACGTACCGGGCCGACGATGGCCGGGATTACGTCCTCAACCTGATCGACACCCCGGGACACGTCGATTTTACCTACGAGGTCTCCAGGTCACTGGCCGCCTGCGAGGGGGCGCTTCTGGTGGTCGATGCCTCCCAGGGGGTGGAAGCCCAGACCCTGGCCAACGTCTATCTGGCCATCGATATCAACCTGGAGGTTTTCCCGGTCCTCAACAAGATCGATCTTCCGGCCGCCGAGCCCGAACGGGTCAAACAGGAGATCGAGGAGATCATCGGCCTCGACGCTCACGATGCGGTACTGGCGAGCGCCAAGGAAGGGATCGGCACCCGGGAAATCCTCGAAGAGATCGTCAAGAAAATCCCGTCGCCCCACGGCAGCGCCGATCAACCGCTGAAAGCACTGCTCTTCGACTCCTGGTACGACCAGTATCAAGGGGTGATCATCCTGGTGCGGATCGTCGACGGTACGGTCAAGAAGGGGGACAAGATCCTGTTGATGTCGACCGGCCGCTCTTACGAGGCGCTCAAGGTGGGGGTGTTCGCCCCGGCCATGTGCGAGGTGCCGGCGCTCTCGGTCGGCGAGGTCGGTTTCATTATCGCCGGGATCAAGGATGTCCAGGACGCCAAAGTCGGCGATACGGTCACCCTGACCGCCCGTCCCTGCGCTGCGCCGCTGTCCGGCTTCAAGGAAGTGAAGCCGATGGTCTTTTCCGGGCTCTACCCGATCGATACCGCCCAGTACGAGCAGTTGCGGGACGCCCTGGCGAAACTCAAGCTGAACGACTCGTCCTTTTCCTACGAACCCGAAACCTCCCTTGCCCTTGGCTTCGGTTTCCGCTGCGGCTTCCTCGGCCTGCTGCACATGGAGATCATCCAGGAGCGGCTCGAACGGGAGTTCAATCTCGACCTGATCACCACCGCTCCGACCGTCGTCTACCGCGTCCACCGGCTCAAAGGGGACGTTATCACCATCGAGAGCGCCAACCAGCTGCCGCCGCTGCAGGAGATCGACTTCATCGAGGAGCCGTTCATCCTCGCCTCCATCCATACCCCCAACGAGTTCGTCGGCGGCATCCTCGCTCTCTGCGAGGAGAAGCGCGGTGTGCAGCGGGAGATCAAGTACCTGACCCAGACCCGGGTGATGATCGTCTACGAACTGCCGCTCAACGAAGTGGTGCTCGACTTCTACGACCGGCTGAAATCGATCACCAAGGGGTATGCGTCTCTTGACTACGAACAGCTCGATTACCGGCGGAGCGAACTGGTGCGGATGAATATCCTGATCAACGGCGAGGTGGTCGATGCGCTGTCGCTGATCATCCACCGGGACAAGGCCTATTACCGCGGTCGGGAGCTGGTATCGAAGATGAAAGAACTGATCCCGCGCCAGATGTTCGAGGTGGTGATCCAGGCGGCCATCGGTGCGAAGGTCATCGCCCGCGAAACCGTCAAGGCGCTGCGCAAGGACGTTCTCGCCAAATGCTACGGCGGTGACATCACTCGCAAGCGGAAGCTGCTGGAGAAGCAGAAAGAAGGAAAAAAACGGATGAAGAACGTCGGGAACGTCGAACTTCCCCAGGAGGCGTTCCTCGCCATTCTCAAGGTTGAAGACTGA
- the lepB gene encoding signal peptidase I, whose product MDHKDERKAGHTADAGSDPASQPVRKKSVFREYAESIVIAVILALFIRTFIVQAFKIPSGSMEDTLAIGDHILVNKFIYGTKIPFTDKRFFKIRDPQRGDVIVFEYPEDPSKDFIKRVVGVPGDVVQEVNKKIYVNGKLFQIPQEVHKEPDMLPAAMNPRDNFPPRTVPPGCYFVMGDNRDRSYDSRFWGFVKMDEIKGLAFIKYWSWDKEHFRVRWGSIGTLIR is encoded by the coding sequence ATGGATCACAAGGATGAGCGCAAGGCGGGACACACCGCCGATGCCGGCAGCGATCCGGCATCCCAGCCGGTGCGGAAGAAAAGCGTTTTTCGGGAGTATGCCGAGTCGATAGTCATTGCCGTAATTCTGGCGCTGTTCATCAGAACCTTCATCGTCCAGGCCTTCAAGATTCCCTCCGGTTCGATGGAGGATACCCTGGCCATCGGCGATCATATCCTGGTCAACAAGTTCATCTACGGGACGAAGATCCCCTTCACCGACAAACGGTTTTTCAAGATTCGCGATCCGCAGCGGGGCGACGTGATCGTCTTCGAGTACCCCGAAGATCCGAGCAAGGATTTCATCAAGCGGGTGGTTGGTGTCCCCGGCGATGTCGTGCAGGAAGTCAACAAGAAGATCTACGTGAACGGCAAGCTGTTCCAGATTCCCCAGGAAGTCCACAAGGAACCGGATATGCTGCCGGCCGCCATGAATCCGCGGGACAACTTCCCGCCGCGGACGGTGCCGCCCGGCTGCTATTTCGTCATGGGGGACAACCGGGACCGTTCCTATGACAGCCGTTTCTGGGGCTTCGTCAAGATGGACGAGATCAAGGGGCTGGCGTTCATCAAGTACTGGTCGTGGGACAAGGAGCACTTCCGCGTTCGCTGGGGCAGCATCGGCACGCTGATCAGGTAG
- a CDS encoding carboxypeptidase regulatory-like domain-containing protein, whose translation MRKGRIWITIVGWLVCSLFIASGGLAATSSTGTLTGKVTISGSRTAIAGAAIKAVGSTGTYTATTGTTGSYSMALPPATYTVTCSATGYNTATASAVLKAGVKTVVNFALTAATVTTGTLTGTVTDSAGAAIAGATVATSTGGYSATTNSSGAYTIAAITAGTYDVTCTATGYTAQSKPATITANASATLNFTMASAGVTINSVTATPSTIAEHAATSIGLLAAITGTPVSYQWSQVAGPRVPLAGTSATAASADVSGLDVAVETDLIFRLTVTGADGVATSRDVTVAVQPVDIYPFLGPNVQIGGSTTAIAKFTYSGATWSAFNVGNVLKLTTVGTSKGSVYSLTLPGFIFDIDVVTYNGTVYAIVSCGPSGIAAVDITDPTLPTLVRILPVNYYQAGITFTDTGGTIWPDQVIQGTTAPITATETDGTTLWIADFAYGLHKTALANLINGTVEADGTLLIDAELYTLQYAGENPWGGPIGIKLVDGKLYASLGALGLNIYDAASLGWLGRYNLYTDEARTEDYFGAMAVSQSVGQDTATGDIYLDDFTGMPDYRQVQYEILVVMKGTGTGLTPYADFARNGFWYYKAQDVAVAVQGSRTIAYIAYSLGGVVAVDVTAPTAPAYLGYFPAVPVNGPYETNSLPASILPYEGAGMLKESGVTGVRVAGNQVFLTDHFAGLVILDSAATPELSWHGPNPPYSNDTNGVADDNVPDYEDITSYDMSPYDPLDNESLPWAFYQAPCLLATAELNGHGYTLLLNEPLALDTAGNVDVLEASSAGGFVFVDVRNLTAPLMADRFAIVGYFPTTDEIGAAVDGTATQPISIGNGNGIAASDRYLYLSNGPKGVLAFNLLDPLGYPTDSVHLVANTLQDEYPEVYNGETIYPASHTARNVIDLAHGTTWAQCIGNGMRGVPIDQVEAGAGQVGAPLLLKLQRDDIFEHNSDFTVKALPFQDKAYDVEFRGNYAYVADGPNGITVYDVTKDPSNAKSGFFVANIGANKGDPLLGTASGIELWQNPADGKLYAVVAAGPYGVGVVDITDIADMKIVKVFEPIKIEDGDIGVADGQAIDVKVIGDRAYFTYDSFGVICYAMSDLVAPLPVGVDATEIFLKTLDGMVVYDYRPAALGRFALDETVGYETIAGGAMRLQYTMQNGTLYLYVAYAEAGLLKIDYTNPAAPLLVSRTDTAAEATDLAIANGRIYLSDGSGGMVFFK comes from the coding sequence ATGAGGAAAGGAAGAATCTGGATAACCATCGTCGGTTGGCTCGTCTGCTCGCTGTTCATTGCCAGCGGTGGCCTTGCGGCAACCTCGTCGACCGGCACCCTGACCGGCAAGGTCACCATTTCGGGGAGCCGGACAGCCATCGCCGGCGCCGCGATCAAGGCGGTCGGCAGCACGGGCACCTACACCGCCACTACCGGCACAACCGGCAGCTACTCTATGGCATTGCCGCCGGCCACCTACACCGTTACCTGCAGCGCTACGGGCTACAACACCGCCACCGCCTCGGCAGTCCTCAAGGCGGGAGTGAAGACCGTCGTCAACTTCGCCCTGACCGCGGCAACCGTTACCACCGGGACCCTGACCGGGACGGTCACCGATTCGGCGGGCGCTGCCATCGCCGGCGCGACGGTCGCCACCTCGACCGGCGGTTACAGTGCCACCACCAATTCCAGCGGGGCCTATACCATCGCCGCGATCACTGCCGGGACCTACGATGTCACCTGCACCGCCACCGGCTATACCGCCCAGAGCAAGCCGGCGACCATCACCGCCAATGCATCCGCCACCCTCAACTTCACCATGGCGTCCGCCGGCGTGACCATCAATTCCGTTACCGCCACCCCATCGACCATTGCCGAGCATGCCGCCACCTCGATCGGTCTTCTGGCAGCCATTACCGGCACCCCGGTCAGCTACCAGTGGAGCCAGGTGGCCGGGCCACGGGTCCCGCTTGCCGGCACCAGCGCCACCGCCGCCTCCGCTGATGTCAGCGGCCTCGACGTGGCGGTCGAAACCGATCTGATCTTCCGGCTTACCGTTACCGGCGCCGACGGCGTTGCCACCTCTCGGGACGTGACCGTGGCCGTCCAGCCGGTGGACATCTATCCGTTCCTCGGCCCCAACGTCCAGATCGGCGGCTCTACCACCGCCATCGCCAAATTTACCTATAGCGGCGCCACCTGGAGCGCCTTCAACGTCGGCAACGTCCTGAAACTCACCACCGTCGGCACCAGCAAGGGGAGCGTATATTCCCTGACCTTACCCGGCTTCATCTTCGATATCGATGTCGTCACCTATAACGGCACCGTCTATGCCATCGTCTCCTGCGGCCCGTCCGGCATCGCGGCGGTCGACATCACCGACCCGACCCTGCCGACGCTGGTCAGGATCCTGCCGGTCAACTACTATCAGGCCGGCATCACCTTCACCGATACCGGCGGCACCATCTGGCCGGACCAGGTCATCCAGGGAACCACGGCGCCGATCACCGCCACCGAAACCGACGGCACCACCCTCTGGATCGCCGATTTTGCCTACGGCCTCCACAAGACCGCCTTGGCCAACCTGATCAACGGCACCGTCGAGGCCGACGGCACCCTGCTGATCGACGCCGAGCTCTACACCCTGCAGTATGCCGGCGAGAACCCCTGGGGCGGCCCGATCGGCATCAAGCTCGTCGACGGCAAACTTTACGCCAGCCTCGGCGCCCTCGGGCTGAACATTTACGATGCCGCCTCCCTCGGCTGGCTCGGCCGCTACAACCTCTATACCGACGAGGCCCGGACCGAGGACTATTTCGGCGCCATGGCGGTCAGCCAGAGCGTCGGCCAGGATACGGCCACCGGCGACATCTACCTGGACGACTTCACCGGCATGCCCGATTACCGTCAGGTCCAGTACGAAATCCTGGTGGTGATGAAGGGGACCGGCACCGGCCTCACCCCCTATGCGGACTTCGCCCGCAACGGCTTCTGGTACTACAAGGCCCAGGATGTGGCGGTCGCCGTCCAGGGAAGCCGGACCATCGCCTATATCGCCTACTCGCTGGGCGGCGTCGTGGCGGTGGATGTCACCGCCCCGACCGCGCCGGCCTATCTCGGCTACTTCCCCGCCGTGCCGGTCAATGGTCCCTATGAGACCAACTCGCTGCCGGCCAGCATCCTTCCCTATGAGGGGGCGGGAATGCTGAAAGAGTCGGGCGTCACCGGCGTGCGCGTCGCCGGCAACCAGGTTTTCCTGACCGACCACTTTGCCGGGCTGGTCATCCTCGACAGCGCTGCGACGCCGGAACTGAGCTGGCACGGGCCGAACCCGCCTTACAGCAACGATACCAACGGCGTCGCCGACGACAATGTCCCCGACTACGAGGACATCACCTCCTACGACATGAGCCCCTACGACCCGCTGGACAACGAGTCGCTCCCCTGGGCCTTCTACCAGGCGCCGTGCCTGCTGGCGACCGCCGAGCTGAACGGCCACGGCTACACCCTGCTCCTCAACGAACCGCTGGCACTCGATACGGCCGGCAACGTCGACGTCCTGGAGGCCTCCAGCGCCGGCGGATTCGTCTTCGTCGACGTCAGGAACCTCACCGCGCCGCTGATGGCCGACCGCTTCGCGATCGTCGGCTACTTCCCCACCACCGACGAGATCGGCGCCGCCGTCGACGGCACCGCCACCCAGCCGATCTCCATCGGCAACGGCAACGGCATCGCCGCCAGCGACCGCTATCTCTACCTCTCCAACGGTCCCAAAGGGGTCTTGGCCTTCAACCTGCTCGATCCGCTCGGCTACCCGACCGACAGCGTCCACTTGGTTGCCAACACCCTCCAGGACGAGTACCCGGAAGTCTACAACGGCGAAACCATCTATCCCGCCTCCCACACCGCCCGTAACGTCATCGACCTGGCCCACGGCACGACCTGGGCCCAGTGCATCGGCAACGGCATGCGCGGCGTCCCCATCGACCAGGTGGAAGCGGGGGCCGGCCAGGTCGGCGCGCCGCTCCTCCTCAAGCTGCAGCGCGACGACATCTTCGAGCACAACTCCGATTTTACCGTCAAGGCCCTTCCCTTCCAGGACAAGGCCTACGACGTGGAATTCCGGGGCAACTACGCCTATGTGGCCGACGGCCCGAACGGCATCACCGTTTACGATGTGACCAAGGACCCGTCGAATGCCAAGAGCGGCTTCTTCGTCGCCAACATCGGCGCCAACAAGGGTGACCCGCTGCTCGGCACCGCCTCCGGCATCGAGCTGTGGCAGAACCCGGCCGACGGCAAGCTGTACGCCGTCGTCGCGGCCGGCCCCTACGGCGTGGGGGTGGTGGATATCACCGACATCGCCGACATGAAGATCGTCAAGGTTTTCGAACCGATCAAGATCGAGGACGGCGACATCGGCGTGGCCGACGGCCAGGCCATCGACGTCAAGGTGATCGGCGACCGGGCCTACTTCACCTACGACTCGTTCGGGGTGATCTGCTACGCCATGAGCGATCTGGTTGCCCCGCTCCCGGTCGGGGTCGATGCCACCGAAATCTTCCTCAAGACCCTCGACGGCATGGTCGTCTACGACTACCGCCCGGCTGCCCTGGGACGCTTCGCCCTCGATGAGACCGTCGGTTATGAGACGATTGCCGGCGGGGCGATGCGCCTCCAGTACACCATGCAGAACGGCACGCTCTACCTCTACGTAGCGTACGCCGAGGCTGGCCTGCTCAAGATCGATTACACCAACCCGGCGGCGCCACTGCTCGTCTCCCGCACCGACACCGCAGCGGAAGCCACCGACCTGGCCATCGCCAACGGCCGCATCTACCTCTCCGATGGTTCCGGCGGCATGGTCTTCTTCAAGTAG